A single Hippocampus zosterae strain Florida chromosome 17, ASM2543408v3, whole genome shotgun sequence DNA region contains:
- the rtbdn gene encoding retbindin, with amino-acid sequence MRVLLRTLLLICASWTTVPIVGISSEGVCLQDGEHKATPSPEPHLRECTLYADNSCCTQEDIRDISHSPSASNQNEPWDKCGPLSPMCEGFLKRVSCFYRCSPHAARWPHPHRRSYIQAAPLCHSFCRDWFDACKTDLTCARNWATDPRGHNCTGSCVHYHQMYQHGRDLCESLWGDAFTAVEDASQEVADAGANDGRARPCGCLTLSASDEDVISALRARQDAREELDTTKTGLPPYMSPCQSRPPPRTMRKGNSVLRKRSVIVDDGEGSGSGL; translated from the exons ATGAGGGTCCTTTTGCGTACTCTTCTGTTGATATGCGCATCTTGGACAACTGTGCCGATAGTCGGAATCAGCTCGGAGGGGGTGTGCCTTCAAGATGGCGAGCACAAGGCCACGCCCAGCCCGGAACCTCACCTGAGGGAGTGTACGCTCTACGCAGACA ACAGTTGCTGCACCCAGGAAGACATCCGGGATATCTCCCATTCTCCTTCTGCCAGCAATCAGAATGAACCTTGGGACAAGTGTGGGCCGCTGAGTCCTAT GTGTGAAGGCTTCCTGAAGCGCGTGTCATGTTTCTACCGCTGCTCGCCACATGCCGCCCGCTGGCCTCACCCGCATCGCCGCTCCTACATCCAGGCTGCGCCTCTCTGCCACAGCTTCTGTCGGGATTG GTTTGACGCCTGCAAAACAGACCTGACGTGTGCTCGTAATTGGGCCACAGACCCCAGAGGACACAATTGCACGGGAAGCTGCGTTCACTATCATCAG ATGTATCAACACGGCAGAGATCTGTGTGAAAGCCTGTGGGGCGACGCCTTCACGGCAGTCGAAGATGCATCCCAGGAGGTTGCAGATGCCGGAGCGAACGACGGCCGCGCTCGCCCGTGCGGCTGCCTGACCCTCAGCGCTTCGGATGAGGACGTGATCTCGGCACTGCGGGCCCGCCAGGACGCCCGGGAGGAGCTTGATACCACCAAAACCGGGCTGCCTCCGTATATGTCCCCCTGTCAGAGCAGGCCGCCCCCGCGGACCATGAGAAAGGGGAATTCTGTCCTGCGCAAACGTTCCGTCATCGTGGACGACGGGGAGGGAAGTGGAAGTGGCCTGTAG
- the junbb gene encoding junB proto-oncogene, AP-1 transcription factor subunit b, translating into MSTKMEQPFYHDDSFLSAYGHSDAAMHDYKLLKQNMNLNLTEPYRNLKSHLRADTDPYQGGQQDVGTLKLASPELERLIIQNSNGVITTPTPGQYFYNRGITDEQEGFAEGFVKALDELHKMNQMPHSASSLGASGVTSCSPAAPGVFGSGLQPEPPIYTTLNAYCPNGGLSSSSSSYPTATISYLPPHQQNHPQTSAHPAFQNPHHPGSGLHPQRLVALKEEPQTVPDLLSSDGSPPMSPIDLETQERIKAERKRLRNRLAATKCRRRKLERIARLEEKVKGLKSDNAGLSNTASVLRDQVAQLKQKVLTHVSSGCQLMLTSKMEAF; encoded by the coding sequence ATGTCAACAAAGATGGAACAGCCTTTTTATCATGATGACTCTTTTCTGTCGGCTTACGGCCACTCAGACGCCGCCATGCACGACTACAAGCTGCTAAAGCAGAATATGAATTTGAACTTGACAGAGCCCTATCGCAACCTGAAATCGCACCTGAGGGCCGACACAGACCCGTACCAGGGGGGTCAGCAGGACGTTGGGACCCTGAAGCTCGCATCCCCAGAGCTCGAGAGGCTCATCATCCAAAACAGTAACGGGGTGATCACCACCCCGACCCCGGGGCAGTACTTCTACAATCGGGGCATCACGGATGAGCAGGAGGGCTTCGCCGAGGGCTTCGTCAAAGCCTTGGATGAGCTGCACAAGATGAACCAAATGCCTCATTCGGCGTCCTCCCTCGGCGCCAGCGGAGTTACCTCATGCTCGCCGGCGGCTCCCGGCGTGTTCGGCTCAGGACTGCAACCCGAACCGCCCATCTACACCACGCTgaacgcctactgcccgaacggCGGCCTCTCTTCGTCCTCCTCCAGCTACCCCACGGCCACCATCAGCTACTTGCCGCCCCACCAGCAGAACCACCCGCAGACCTCCGCGCACCCCGCTTTCCAGAACCCCCACCACCCGGGCTCCGGACTTCATCCGCAGCGGCTCGTCGCTCTCAAAGAGGAACCGCAAACCGTGCCGGACCTCCTGAGTAGCGACGGCTCGCCCCCTATGTCTCCCATCGACCTGGAGACCCAGGAGAGGATCAAGGCGGAGCGCAAGAGGCTGAGGAACCGACTGGCGGCGACCAAGTGCCGGCGGCGCAAATTGGAGCGCATCGCTCGCCTGGAGGAGAAGGTGAAAGGTCTGAAGAGCGACAACGCGGGCCTGTCCAACACAGCCTCGGTGCTCCGGGACCAGGTGGCCCAGCTCAAACAGAAGGTTCTGACCCACGTGAGCAGCGGCTGTCAGCTGATGCTCACGAGCAAGATGGAGGCATTTTAA